Proteins from a single region of Carassius carassius chromosome 25, fCarCar2.1, whole genome shotgun sequence:
- the LOC132104072 gene encoding splicing factor U2AF 65 kDa subunit-like isoform X2 codes for MSDFDEFERQLSENKQGDSLNGHERDKENRHRRRSPSRSRSRERKRRSKERRSRERRSDSKDRRHRRSRSPHREKKKIKIKKYWDVPPPGFEHITPMQYKAMQAAGQIPATALLPTMTPEGLAVTPTPVPVVGSQMTRQARRLYVGNIPFGITEESMMDFFNAQMRLGGLTQAPGNPILAVQINQDKNFAFLEFRSVDETTQAMAFDGIIFQGQSLKIRRPHDYQPLPGMSENPSVYVPGVVSTVVPDTIHKLFIGGLPNYLNDDQVKELLTSFGPLKAFNLVKDTATGLSKGYAFCEYVDVNINDQAIAGLNGMQLADKKLLVQRASVGAKNATMTSINETPVTLQVPGMMNNPMGQMGGIPTEVLCLMNMVAPEELLDDEEYEEIVEDVRDECSKYGQVKSIEIPRPVDGLEVPGTGKIFVEFTTVFDSQKAMQALTGRKFANRVVVTKYCDPDAYHRREFW; via the exons ATGTCTGATTTTGATGAATTTGAGAGACAGCTTTCTGAAAACAAACAAG GTGACAGTCTAAACGGTCATG agCGGGACAAAGAGAACCGGCACCGGCGTCGCAGCCCATCACGCAGCCGCAGTCGAGAGAGGAAAAGGAGAAGCAAAGAGAGGAGAAGCAGGGAACGCCGCAGTGACAGCAAAGACCGCCGCCATAGACGCAG CCGTTCTCCTCACCGGGAGAAAAAGAAGATCAAAATTAAGAAGTACTGGGATGTACCACCTCCTGGCTTTGAGCATATTACACCCATGCAGTACAAGGCAATGCAAG cCGCTGGTCAGATCCCAGCTACCGCTTTGCTGCCCACCATGACTCCAGAAGGCCTGGCAGTAACGCCGACCCCAGTACCAGTAGTGGGCAGTCAGATGACTCGCCAGGCTCGCAGGCTTTACGTTGGCAACATCCCATTTGGCATCACAGAG GAATCTATGATGGACTTCTTCAATGCCCAGATGAGACTTGGTGGTCTAACTCAAGCTCCAGGAAACCCTATCCTCGCTGTCCAGATTAACCAGGACAAGAACTTTGCTTTCCTTGAG TTCCGATCAGTGGATGAGACCACCCAGGCCATGGCATTTGATGGCATCATCTTCCAGGGGCAGAGTTTAAAGATTCGCCGGCCACATGACTATCAGCCTTTACCTGGCATGAGTGAGAACCCCAGCGTATATGTCCCGG GTGTGGTGTCCACTGTTGTACCAGACACTATTCACAAGCTCTTCATTGGTGGTTTGCCAAACTATCTCAATGACGACCAG GTTAAAGAGTTGTTAACCTCTTTTGGACCTCTCAAAGCCTTCAATTTGGTTAAGGACACTGCTACCGGCCTCTCAAAGGGCTATGCTTTCTGTGAATATGTGGATGTTAACATCAATGATCAA GCTATTGCAGGACTGAATGGTATGCAGTTAGCAGATAAGAAGCTGCTGGTTCAGAGGGCAAGTGTAGGAGCCAAGAATGCCACAATG ACAAGCATAAATGAGACTCCAGTGACACTGCAAGTGCCGGGGATGATGAACAACCCCATGGGGCAGATGGGCGGTATTCCCACTGAGGTCCTGTGCCTGATGAACATGGTGGCTCCAGAGGAGCTCCTGGATGATGAGGAGTACGAGGAGATAGTGGAGGACGTGAGGGATGAATGCTCCAAGTACGGCCAGGTCAAGAGCATAGAGATTCCCCGTCCTGTCGATGGCCTTGAGGTCCCTGGAACCGGCAAG ATCTTTGTGGAGTTCACAACTGTTTTCGACTCCCAGAAAGCCATGCAGGCCTTGACGGGAAGAAAGTTCGCCAACAGGGTGGTGGTGACCAAGTACTGCGATCCAGATGCTTACCACCGCCGAGAGTTTTGGTAG
- the LOC132104072 gene encoding splicing factor U2AF 65 kDa subunit-like isoform X1, whose amino-acid sequence MSDFDEFERQLSENKQGDSLNGHERDKENRHRRRSPSRSRSRERKRRSKERRSRERRSDSKDRRHRRSEHTQNPPQDNVSRSPHREKKKIKIKKYWDVPPPGFEHITPMQYKAMQAAGQIPATALLPTMTPEGLAVTPTPVPVVGSQMTRQARRLYVGNIPFGITEESMMDFFNAQMRLGGLTQAPGNPILAVQINQDKNFAFLEFRSVDETTQAMAFDGIIFQGQSLKIRRPHDYQPLPGMSENPSVYVPGVVSTVVPDTIHKLFIGGLPNYLNDDQVKELLTSFGPLKAFNLVKDTATGLSKGYAFCEYVDVNINDQAIAGLNGMQLADKKLLVQRASVGAKNATMTSINETPVTLQVPGMMNNPMGQMGGIPTEVLCLMNMVAPEELLDDEEYEEIVEDVRDECSKYGQVKSIEIPRPVDGLEVPGTGKIFVEFTTVFDSQKAMQALTGRKFANRVVVTKYCDPDAYHRREFW is encoded by the exons ATGTCTGATTTTGATGAATTTGAGAGACAGCTTTCTGAAAACAAACAAG GTGACAGTCTAAACGGTCATG agCGGGACAAAGAGAACCGGCACCGGCGTCGCAGCCCATCACGCAGCCGCAGTCGAGAGAGGAAAAGGAGAAGCAAAGAGAGGAGAAGCAGGGAACGCCGCAGTGACAGCAAAGACCGCCGCCATAGACGCAG TGAACATACTCAGAACCCTCCCCAAGACAATGTCAG CCGTTCTCCTCACCGGGAGAAAAAGAAGATCAAAATTAAGAAGTACTGGGATGTACCACCTCCTGGCTTTGAGCATATTACACCCATGCAGTACAAGGCAATGCAAG cCGCTGGTCAGATCCCAGCTACCGCTTTGCTGCCCACCATGACTCCAGAAGGCCTGGCAGTAACGCCGACCCCAGTACCAGTAGTGGGCAGTCAGATGACTCGCCAGGCTCGCAGGCTTTACGTTGGCAACATCCCATTTGGCATCACAGAG GAATCTATGATGGACTTCTTCAATGCCCAGATGAGACTTGGTGGTCTAACTCAAGCTCCAGGAAACCCTATCCTCGCTGTCCAGATTAACCAGGACAAGAACTTTGCTTTCCTTGAG TTCCGATCAGTGGATGAGACCACCCAGGCCATGGCATTTGATGGCATCATCTTCCAGGGGCAGAGTTTAAAGATTCGCCGGCCACATGACTATCAGCCTTTACCTGGCATGAGTGAGAACCCCAGCGTATATGTCCCGG GTGTGGTGTCCACTGTTGTACCAGACACTATTCACAAGCTCTTCATTGGTGGTTTGCCAAACTATCTCAATGACGACCAG GTTAAAGAGTTGTTAACCTCTTTTGGACCTCTCAAAGCCTTCAATTTGGTTAAGGACACTGCTACCGGCCTCTCAAAGGGCTATGCTTTCTGTGAATATGTGGATGTTAACATCAATGATCAA GCTATTGCAGGACTGAATGGTATGCAGTTAGCAGATAAGAAGCTGCTGGTTCAGAGGGCAAGTGTAGGAGCCAAGAATGCCACAATG ACAAGCATAAATGAGACTCCAGTGACACTGCAAGTGCCGGGGATGATGAACAACCCCATGGGGCAGATGGGCGGTATTCCCACTGAGGTCCTGTGCCTGATGAACATGGTGGCTCCAGAGGAGCTCCTGGATGATGAGGAGTACGAGGAGATAGTGGAGGACGTGAGGGATGAATGCTCCAAGTACGGCCAGGTCAAGAGCATAGAGATTCCCCGTCCTGTCGATGGCCTTGAGGTCCCTGGAACCGGCAAG ATCTTTGTGGAGTTCACAACTGTTTTCGACTCCCAGAAAGCCATGCAGGCCTTGACGGGAAGAAAGTTCGCCAACAGGGTGGTGGTGACCAAGTACTGCGATCCAGATGCTTACCACCGCCGAGAGTTTTGGTAG